One Streptomyces coeruleorubidus DNA segment encodes these proteins:
- a CDS encoding TetR/AcrR family transcriptional regulator — translation MTTPKRDTYTPDTLLSVAVRVFNERGYDGTSMEHLSKAAGISKSSIYHHVTGKEELLRRAVSRALDGLFGILDEEHARVGRAAERLEYVVRRMVEVLIAELPYVTLLLRVRGNTDTERWALERRREFDHRVADLLKAAAADGDVRGDIEVRLVTRLVFGMINSIVEWYKPGGRGMNEREVADAVVQLAFGGLRKAG, via the coding sequence ATGACCACCCCCAAACGCGACACGTACACCCCGGACACCCTGCTGTCCGTCGCCGTCCGGGTGTTCAACGAGCGTGGCTACGACGGCACCTCCATGGAGCACCTCTCCAAGGCGGCCGGCATCTCCAAGTCGTCGATCTACCACCACGTCACCGGCAAGGAGGAGCTGCTGCGCCGGGCCGTGAGCCGGGCCCTGGACGGCCTCTTCGGGATCCTCGACGAGGAGCACGCGCGCGTGGGGCGTGCCGCCGAGCGTCTGGAGTACGTCGTCCGGCGCATGGTCGAGGTGCTCATAGCCGAGCTGCCCTACGTGACCCTCCTGCTGCGCGTGCGCGGCAACACGGACACCGAGCGGTGGGCCCTGGAGCGCCGCCGCGAGTTCGACCACCGGGTCGCCGACCTGCTGAAGGCCGCCGCGGCGGACGGTGACGTGCGCGGCGACATAGAGGTCCGGCTGGTGACCCGGCTGGTCTTCGGGATGATCAACTCGATCGTCGAGTGGTACAAGCCGGGCGGGCGGGGCATGAACGAGCGCGAGGTGGCCGACGCGGTGGTGCAGCTGGCGTTCGGGGGCCTGCGCAAAGCCGGATAG
- a CDS encoding DUF2252 domain-containing protein: protein MTRDSAGAEDRAAHGVTHRLPRVRGFAEWPVEGSPKDEGKALRKRLPRRAHATLDLDASRPDAVSAVEESGRGRLPELTPIRVGRMAATPFAFLRGAAGLMAYDLARTPMTRIRAQICGDAHAANFGLYGDARGGLVIDLNDFDETVLGPWEWDVKRLAASLVLAGRETGADEDRCRKAAYDAVGAYRRTMRLLARLPVLDAWNAIADEELVSHTDAHDLLGTLERVSEKARHNTSGRFAAKSTEATEDGGRRFVDAPPVLRRVPDAEAAAVAASLEEYVGTLPEDRLPLLARHAVHDVAFRVVGTGSVGARSYVVLLLDHRGEPLVLQVKEARASALVPHLVTAGFDAPVADHEGRRVVLGQKRMQVVSDILLGWTTVDGRPFQVRQFRNRKGSVDPAALAADQIDDYGRMTGALLARAHAHSADPRLIAGYCGKSDELDEAMAAFAVAYADRTEADHADLVAGVRTGKVAAEMGV, encoded by the coding sequence GTGACCAGGGACAGTGCTGGGGCCGAGGACAGGGCGGCGCATGGGGTGACCCATCGGCTGCCCCGGGTGCGCGGTTTCGCCGAGTGGCCCGTGGAGGGCTCGCCCAAGGACGAGGGCAAGGCCCTGCGCAAGCGGCTCCCGCGCCGCGCGCACGCCACGCTCGATCTGGACGCGTCCCGGCCCGACGCGGTGAGCGCGGTCGAGGAGTCGGGCCGCGGCCGGCTCCCCGAGCTCACGCCGATCCGGGTCGGCCGCATGGCCGCCACACCGTTCGCGTTCCTGCGCGGCGCCGCGGGCCTCATGGCCTACGACCTGGCGCGCACCCCCATGACCCGGATCCGGGCGCAGATCTGCGGCGACGCCCACGCGGCCAACTTCGGCCTGTACGGCGACGCGCGCGGCGGCCTGGTCATCGATCTGAACGACTTCGACGAGACGGTGCTCGGCCCGTGGGAGTGGGACGTGAAGCGCCTCGCGGCGTCCCTGGTGCTCGCGGGCCGGGAGACCGGAGCGGACGAGGACAGGTGCCGCAAGGCGGCCTACGACGCGGTGGGCGCCTACCGCCGCACCATGCGGCTGCTGGCCAGGCTCCCGGTGCTGGACGCGTGGAACGCCATCGCGGACGAGGAGCTCGTCTCCCACACGGACGCCCATGACCTGCTCGGCACGCTGGAGCGGGTCTCCGAAAAGGCCCGTCACAACACCAGCGGCCGCTTCGCAGCCAAGTCGACCGAGGCCACGGAGGACGGCGGGCGCCGCTTCGTCGACGCCCCGCCGGTGCTGCGGCGCGTCCCGGACGCGGAGGCCGCGGCGGTGGCGGCGTCCCTGGAGGAGTACGTCGGCACGCTGCCGGAGGACCGCCTGCCGCTCCTCGCCCGGCACGCGGTGCACGACGTGGCGTTCCGCGTCGTCGGCACCGGCAGTGTCGGCGCCCGGTCCTACGTCGTGCTGCTCCTGGACCACCGGGGCGAGCCGCTGGTGCTCCAGGTGAAGGAGGCGCGTGCGTCGGCGCTGGTGCCGCATCTGGTGACGGCCGGTTTCGACGCCCCGGTGGCCGACCACGAGGGCCGGCGGGTCGTGCTGGGGCAGAAGCGGATGCAGGTCGTCAGCGACATTCTGCTGGGCTGGACGACGGTCGACGGGCGCCCCTTCCAGGTCCGCCAGTTCCGTAACCGCAAGGGCAGCGTCGATCCGGCCGCCCTGGCCGCCGACCAGATAGACGACTACGGCCGGATGACCGGCGCCCTCCTGGCCCGTGCCCACGCCCACAGCGCCGACCCCCGCCTCATCGCCGGCTACTGCGGCAAGAGCGACGAGCTGGACGAGGCGATGGCCGCGTTCGCCGTCGCCTATGCGGACCGTACGGAGGCGGACCATGCGGACCTGGTGGCGGGGGTGCGGACGGGGAAGGTCGCCGCGGAGATGGGGGTCTGA
- a CDS encoding ScbR family autoregulator-binding transcription factor, with translation MARQERAIRTRRTILEAAAAVFDERGYTSATIGEILDRAGVTKGALYFHFGSKEELAVGVFEEQLAITLPPQSSKLQELVDSGLVLARRLRSEPLVRASVGLALDQGAMDLDRTPAFRMWIDQNVQMLAEGKAQGELLPHVDVAETAELLVGSFSGVQLLSQLRCQRQDLERRVVVLFEHFLPGIAVPAVLARLDISVERAERVLAQGRVQVQGQDQGRVQVQVQVQVQVDGQGQGRVQEGAVPTQVSSGA, from the coding sequence ATGGCGCGACAGGAGCGCGCGATCCGCACCCGGCGGACCATCCTCGAAGCGGCCGCGGCCGTCTTCGACGAACGCGGCTACACCTCGGCGACGATCGGGGAGATCCTGGACCGGGCGGGCGTCACCAAGGGCGCGCTGTACTTCCACTTCGGCTCCAAGGAGGAGCTGGCGGTGGGGGTGTTCGAGGAGCAGCTCGCGATCACGCTCCCGCCGCAGTCCAGCAAGCTCCAGGAACTCGTCGACTCCGGGCTGGTGCTGGCCCGCCGGCTGCGCTCGGAACCGCTGGTTCGCGCCAGTGTGGGGCTCGCCCTCGACCAAGGGGCCATGGACCTCGACCGCACGCCGGCCTTCCGGATGTGGATCGACCAGAACGTGCAGATGCTGGCCGAGGGCAAGGCACAGGGCGAGCTGCTGCCGCACGTCGACGTGGCGGAGACGGCGGAGCTGCTGGTCGGCAGCTTCTCGGGGGTGCAACTGCTGTCCCAGCTGCGCTGCCAGCGGCAGGATCTGGAGCGCCGCGTCGTCGTGCTGTTCGAGCACTTCCTGCCGGGGATCGCCGTTCCCGCGGTGCTGGCCCGGCTCGACATCTCGGTGGAGCGGGCCGAGCGGGTGCTGGCGCAGGGGCGGGTGCAGGTGCAGGGGCAGGATCAGGGCCGGGTTCAGGTTCAGGTTCAGGTTCAGGTTCAGGTTGATGGACAGGGACAGGGGCGGGTGCAGGAGGGGGCTGTGCCGACGCAGGTCTCGTCGGGGGCGTAG
- a CDS encoding DUF5819 family protein has protein sequence MDAYDGGSNARHGPDRPAEPGVPAESGGPAVPGPPAAPRAGIAALSLRYQIGVALALAVVAVGVCVHLGMTFLHVAPPNTVTREHGKAVDDWIYPEFEQNWKLFAPNPLQQNISIQVRAEVRDGEGGTLTTGWYDLSAEDGRAIDGNLLPSHTQQNELRRAWDFFLATHDGENRPVGLRGSLSESYLRRIVVLRLDRDDAVRATTGGGGAIERVQVRSRTSNVPAPRWSREKVSMTPAYRELPWWPVPADEAGGGVR, from the coding sequence ATGGACGCGTACGACGGAGGCTCGAACGCCCGGCACGGGCCGGACCGGCCGGCCGAGCCGGGTGTGCCGGCCGAGTCGGGCGGGCCTGCCGTGCCGGGCCCGCCCGCCGCACCCCGAGCCGGCATCGCCGCGCTCTCGCTCCGCTACCAGATCGGTGTCGCGCTGGCGCTCGCGGTCGTCGCGGTCGGGGTGTGCGTGCACCTCGGGATGACGTTCCTGCACGTCGCGCCGCCGAACACCGTCACCAGGGAGCACGGCAAGGCCGTGGACGACTGGATCTATCCGGAGTTCGAGCAGAACTGGAAGCTCTTCGCGCCGAACCCGCTCCAGCAGAACATCTCCATCCAGGTCCGCGCCGAGGTCCGCGACGGGGAGGGCGGGACGCTGACCACCGGCTGGTACGACCTGTCCGCCGAGGACGGCCGGGCCATCGACGGCAACCTGCTGCCCAGTCACACCCAGCAGAACGAGCTGCGCCGCGCCTGGGACTTCTTCCTCGCCACGCACGACGGCGAGAACCGCCCGGTGGGCCTGCGCGGCTCGCTCTCCGAGTCGTACCTGCGCCGGATCGTGGTGCTGCGCCTCGACCGCGACGACGCCGTGCGGGCCACCACCGGGGGCGGCGGTGCCATCGAGCGCGTCCAGGTCCGCTCCCGCACCAGCAACGTGCCCGCGCCTCGGTGGAGCCGGGAGAAGGTCTCCATGACACCGGCCTACCGCGAGCTGCCGTGGTGGCCGGTGCCGGCGGACGAGGCCGGGGGAGGCGTGCGGTGA
- a CDS encoding 3-hydroxyacyl-CoA dehydrogenase: MTALDLSSPVAVVGTGTMGQGIAQVALVAGHPVLLYDTIPGRAREAADAIGARLDRLVEKDRLTGADRDAARARLLPAEDLSELVDCALVVEAVLERLDVKQDLFRGLEDIVDDDCLLATNTSSLSVTAIGGALRTPGRFVGLHFFNPAPLLPLVEVVSGFATDVTYATRAYETARAWGKTPVACADTPGFIVNRIARPFYAEAFAVYEAQGADPATIDAVLRESGGFRMGAFELTDLIGQDVNESVTRSVWESFFQDVRFTPSLAQRRLVESGRLGRKTGHGWYDHRDGAERPEPDTAERRQPPAYVVAEGDLGPAGDLLALIREAGIPVRDEDEDNGTRMVLPSGGQLALADGQTSVEFRDVVYFDLALDYRKATRIALSASQDTSPQTLAEAIGLFQALGKKVSVIGDVPGMIVARTVARIIDLAHDAVAKGVATEEDIDTAMRLGVNYPLGPFEWSRRLGRSWAYALLDDLHLRDPSGRYAPSLALYRRAHASDKREGTAS; the protein is encoded by the coding sequence ATGACAGCACTCGACCTCAGCAGCCCCGTGGCCGTCGTCGGCACCGGCACCATGGGCCAGGGAATCGCCCAGGTCGCGCTGGTCGCGGGCCATCCCGTACTGCTGTACGACACCATCCCCGGGCGGGCGCGCGAGGCGGCCGACGCGATCGGGGCCCGCCTCGACCGGCTCGTCGAGAAGGACCGCCTCACCGGCGCCGACCGGGACGCCGCCCGCGCCCGGCTGCTGCCCGCCGAAGACCTCTCCGAGCTGGTGGACTGCGCCCTGGTCGTCGAGGCGGTCCTGGAGCGGCTGGACGTCAAACAGGACCTGTTCCGCGGGCTGGAGGACATCGTCGACGACGACTGCCTGCTCGCCACCAACACCTCGTCCCTGTCCGTCACCGCCATCGGCGGCGCCCTGCGCACTCCCGGGCGCTTCGTCGGCCTGCACTTCTTCAACCCCGCGCCGCTGCTGCCGCTGGTCGAGGTCGTCTCCGGGTTCGCCACCGACGTCACGTACGCCACGCGCGCGTACGAGACCGCCCGCGCCTGGGGCAAGACGCCGGTCGCCTGCGCGGACACCCCCGGCTTCATCGTCAACCGCATCGCCCGGCCCTTCTACGCAGAGGCCTTCGCGGTGTACGAGGCGCAGGGCGCCGACCCGGCCACCATCGACGCCGTGCTGCGCGAGTCGGGCGGCTTCAGGATGGGCGCGTTCGAGCTGACCGACCTGATCGGCCAGGACGTCAATGAGTCCGTCACGCGGTCGGTCTGGGAGTCCTTCTTCCAGGACGTGCGCTTCACGCCGTCCCTCGCCCAGCGGCGCCTGGTCGAGTCCGGCCGGCTGGGCCGCAAGACCGGCCACGGCTGGTACGACCACCGGGACGGCGCCGAGCGCCCGGAGCCCGACACGGCGGAGCGGCGGCAGCCGCCCGCGTACGTCGTCGCCGAGGGCGACCTCGGCCCGGCCGGTGACCTGCTCGCGCTGATCCGCGAGGCGGGCATCCCCGTGCGCGACGAGGACGAGGACAACGGCACCCGCATGGTGCTGCCGAGCGGCGGCCAGCTCGCCCTCGCCGACGGGCAGACCTCCGTGGAGTTCCGGGACGTCGTCTACTTCGACCTCGCCCTGGACTACCGCAAGGCCACCCGGATCGCCCTGTCCGCCTCCCAGGACACCTCCCCGCAGACCCTCGCCGAGGCCATCGGACTGTTCCAGGCGCTCGGCAAGAAGGTCAGCGTCATCGGTGACGTCCCCGGCATGATCGTCGCCCGGACCGTCGCGCGGATCATCGACCTGGCGCACGACGCCGTCGCCAAGGGCGTGGCCACCGAGGAGGACATCGACACCGCGATGCGCCTCGGCGTCAACTACCCCCTGGGGCCCTTCGAGTGGAGCCGCCGGCTCGGCCGCTCCTGGGCCTACGCGCTCCTGGACGACCTCCACCTGCGCGACCCCTCGGGGCGTTACGCGCCGTCCCTCGCGCTGTACCGTCGCGCCCACGCCTCCGACAAGCGGGAGGGCACAGCCTCATGA
- a CDS encoding HTTM domain-containing protein, translated as MNRFSLAVSGGIARVTEAALGPYQTAVIRIGFSATWLLFLLREFPHRHELYGPDGPWSWDLAEQLIGTNKAFTALMWSDGGIWFETVYLLAILASALLMLGWRTRTMSVLFMVGVLSLQNRSVFMGDGGDNVLHLMSIYLVFTRCAQVWSLDARRAARARAAHVRGERVTDRTGPALWGVLGFVLVGATLAGRMEDDWLIPALLWAVWVAQALWWLTGRRAKPGEPRIMLDVVANIVHNGALLVIMAEACLIYATAGWYKIQGSRWQDGTAVYYPLHLEYFSPWPGLADLLSASGTMVMLVTYGTVLVQVAFPFTLFNRRVKNVLLAVMITEHAVIAVVLGLPFFSLAMIAADAVFLPTAFLRRMGGRAARARDRLLRRGGAAQAPEQHAHERPEATHVGFGA; from the coding sequence GTGAACCGCTTCTCCCTGGCCGTCTCGGGCGGCATCGCCCGGGTCACCGAGGCCGCCCTCGGCCCGTACCAGACCGCCGTGATCCGCATCGGCTTCAGCGCGACCTGGCTGCTGTTCCTGCTGCGCGAGTTCCCCCACCGCCACGAGCTCTACGGCCCCGACGGGCCCTGGAGCTGGGACCTCGCCGAGCAGCTGATCGGGACCAACAAGGCCTTCACCGCTCTCATGTGGTCGGACGGCGGGATCTGGTTCGAGACCGTCTACCTGCTCGCGATCCTCGCCAGTGCCCTGCTGATGCTGGGCTGGCGCACCCGCACGATGTCGGTGCTGTTCATGGTCGGCGTGCTGTCCCTGCAGAATCGCAGCGTCTTCATGGGCGACGGCGGCGACAACGTGCTGCACCTGATGTCGATCTACCTGGTGTTCACGCGCTGCGCCCAGGTGTGGTCGCTGGACGCCCGGAGGGCCGCGCGCGCCCGGGCGGCACACGTGCGCGGTGAGCGCGTCACGGACCGGACGGGCCCTGCCCTGTGGGGTGTGCTGGGGTTCGTGCTGGTCGGGGCGACCCTGGCCGGCCGGATGGAGGATGACTGGCTGATACCGGCGCTGCTGTGGGCCGTGTGGGTGGCGCAGGCCCTGTGGTGGCTGACGGGGCGCCGCGCGAAGCCCGGTGAGCCGCGGATCATGCTCGACGTCGTCGCCAACATCGTGCACAACGGTGCCCTGCTCGTGATCATGGCCGAGGCGTGCCTGATCTACGCGACGGCCGGCTGGTACAAGATCCAGGGCTCCCGCTGGCAGGACGGCACCGCCGTCTACTACCCGCTCCACCTGGAGTACTTCTCGCCCTGGCCCGGGCTCGCCGACCTGCTGTCCGCCAGCGGCACGATGGTGATGCTCGTGACCTACGGGACGGTCCTCGTGCAGGTCGCCTTCCCGTTCACGCTGTTCAACCGGCGCGTGAAGAACGTCCTGCTGGCAGTCATGATCACCGAGCACGCCGTGATCGCCGTCGTCCTCGGGCTGCCGTTCTTCTCGCTGGCGATGATCGCGGCGGACGCGGTGTTCCTGCCGACGGCCTTCCTGCGCCGCATGGGCGGCCGGGCGGCACGCGCGCGTGACCGGCTGCTGCGGCGCGGCGGGGCCGCTCAGGCCCCCGAGCAGCACGCCCACGAGCGCCCCGAGGCCACACACGTAGGCTTCGGGGCATGA
- a CDS encoding acyl-CoA dehydrogenase family protein, producing MDFTFTEEQQAAAEAAQGVFAGVAPDAVPSPALTPGAVADACDRALWAKLADADLLSLLLDARYGGAGLDAIALCLVLRESARVLARVPLLESSAAAAAVQAYGGEEAKSALLARAGRGELVLTVAAHGRTGHDPAELAVTARQDGQAWVLDGVQTAVPWAYDADVTVVPAHTGTGRTVLALVPRGHEGVVLAEQFSTSGERLGELRLESARLAARDVIDAEGAWEWLRDLLATGTCALALGLGERVLRMTGEYTNKREQFGFPIATFQAVAVQAADRYIDLRAMEATLWQAAWRIASGAPGALPAAGDVAVAKIWAAEGVRRVVQTAQHLHGGFGADVDYPLHRYHAWAKHLELSLGPAAAHEEALGDLLAAHPLA from the coding sequence GTGGACTTCACCTTCACCGAGGAGCAGCAAGCCGCGGCCGAGGCGGCGCAGGGCGTGTTCGCCGGGGTGGCGCCGGACGCCGTGCCCAGTCCGGCCCTGACCCCGGGCGCCGTCGCCGACGCCTGCGACCGCGCCCTGTGGGCCAAGCTCGCCGACGCCGACCTGCTGAGCCTGCTGCTGGACGCGCGGTACGGCGGGGCCGGCCTGGACGCGATCGCGCTGTGCCTGGTGCTGCGGGAGTCGGCGAGAGTGCTGGCCAGGGTGCCGCTGCTGGAGAGCAGCGCGGCAGCCGCCGCCGTCCAGGCCTACGGCGGCGAGGAGGCGAAGTCCGCCCTGCTGGCCCGGGCGGGCCGGGGCGAGCTCGTGCTGACCGTCGCCGCGCACGGCCGCACCGGCCACGACCCGGCCGAGCTCGCCGTGACCGCACGGCAGGACGGCCAGGCGTGGGTGCTGGACGGAGTGCAGACGGCCGTGCCGTGGGCGTACGACGCGGACGTCACGGTCGTCCCCGCGCACACGGGGACCGGCCGGACCGTGCTGGCCCTGGTTCCGCGGGGACACGAGGGAGTCGTTCTGGCCGAGCAGTTCTCCACGAGCGGCGAGCGGCTCGGCGAGCTGCGGCTGGAGTCGGCGCGGCTGGCCGCCCGGGACGTGATCGACGCCGAGGGGGCGTGGGAGTGGCTGCGGGACCTGCTGGCCACCGGGACGTGTGCCCTGGCGCTCGGGCTCGGGGAACGCGTGCTGCGGATGACCGGGGAGTACACGAACAAGCGGGAGCAGTTCGGCTTCCCGATCGCGACCTTCCAGGCCGTCGCCGTACAGGCCGCCGACCGCTACATCGACCTGCGCGCAATGGAGGCCACGCTGTGGCAGGCCGCGTGGCGGATCGCCTCGGGGGCCCCGGGCGCGCTGCCCGCCGCCGGTGACGTCGCCGTGGCCAAGATCTGGGCGGCCGAGGGCGTACGCCGGGTCGTGCAGACGGCGCAGCATCTGCACGGCGGGTTCGGCGCCGATGTCGACTACCCCCTGCACCGCTACCACGCCTGGGCCAAGCACCTGGAGCTGTCGCTCGGCCCGGCGGCGGCGCACGAGGAGGCCCTGGGCGACCTGCTGGCGGCCCACCCCCTGGCCTGA
- a CDS encoding rhodanese-like domain-containing protein, giving the protein MPTVEVADLKDGDFLLDVREDDEWKAGHAEGALHIPISEFVARYGELTEAAPQDGRVHVICRSGGRSAQVTMYLAQQGIDAVNVDGGMQVWEAAGRPVVTDDGQPGFVL; this is encoded by the coding sequence GTGCCCACGGTCGAGGTCGCGGACCTCAAGGACGGCGACTTCCTGCTGGACGTCCGGGAGGACGACGAGTGGAAGGCCGGTCACGCCGAAGGGGCGCTGCACATCCCCATCAGCGAGTTCGTCGCCCGGTACGGGGAGCTGACCGAGGCCGCCCCGCAGGACGGCCGGGTCCATGTGATCTGCCGCTCCGGCGGGCGTTCCGCCCAGGTCACGATGTATCTGGCCCAGCAGGGGATCGACGCCGTGAACGTCGACGGCGGCATGCAGGTGTGGGAGGCGGCGGGCCGTCCCGTCGTGACGGACGACGGGCAGCCGGGGTTCGTCCTGTAG
- the paaN gene encoding phenylacetic acid degradation protein PaaN produces MTAALSAHELIARHRSTLDQALEAIRTRAYWSPHPEHPKAYGENGSLDAAAGKAAFDALLGTRLDLGQPGTDDWVGGETSPYGIDLGVTYPHADLDVLLPAMKAGQRAWRDAGAEQRAVVCLEILKRISDRTHEFAHAVMHTSGQAFMMAFQAGGPHAQDRGLEAVAYAYVEQVRTPDNAEWTKPQGKRDPLAMTKQFTPVPRGIGLVIGCNTFPTWNGYPGLFASLATGNAVLVKPHPRAVLPLALTVQAAREVLAEAGFDPNLIALAAERPGEGIAKTLALRPEIRIIDYTGSTAFGDWLEANARQAQVYTEKAGVNTVVVHSTSDYKGMLSNLAFSLSLYSGQMCTTPQNLLLPREGISTDQGPKSYDEVVADLARAIDGLLGDDARANALLGAIVNPDVKARLEAAAGLGEVALASREITNPDFPGAVVRTPVIVKLDGAKPDAEAAYMSECFGPVSFAVAVDSAADAAQLLRRTVREKGAMTVGAYTTDPEVEQAVREVCLEEAAQLSLNLTGGVYVNQTAAFSDFHGSGGNPAASAALCDGAFVANRFRVIEVRREA; encoded by the coding sequence ATGACCGCCGCACTCTCGGCGCACGAGCTGATCGCCCGGCACCGGTCCACCCTCGACCAGGCGCTGGAAGCGATCCGCACGCGCGCGTACTGGTCCCCGCACCCCGAGCACCCCAAGGCCTACGGGGAGAACGGCAGCCTGGACGCGGCCGCGGGCAAGGCCGCCTTCGACGCCCTGCTCGGCACCCGCCTCGACCTCGGCCAGCCGGGCACGGACGACTGGGTGGGCGGCGAGACGTCCCCGTACGGCATCGACCTGGGCGTGACGTACCCGCACGCGGACCTCGACGTGCTGCTGCCCGCCATGAAGGCCGGGCAGCGGGCCTGGCGGGACGCGGGCGCGGAGCAGCGCGCGGTGGTCTGCCTGGAGATCCTCAAGCGCATCAGCGACCGGACGCACGAGTTCGCGCACGCGGTCATGCACACCTCCGGCCAGGCGTTCATGATGGCCTTCCAGGCGGGCGGGCCGCACGCGCAGGACCGCGGCCTGGAGGCGGTGGCGTACGCGTACGTGGAGCAGGTGCGCACACCCGACAACGCCGAGTGGACCAAGCCGCAGGGCAAGCGCGACCCGCTGGCCATGACCAAGCAGTTCACGCCCGTCCCGCGCGGCATCGGCCTGGTCATCGGATGCAACACCTTCCCGACGTGGAACGGCTACCCGGGCCTGTTCGCCTCCCTCGCCACCGGCAACGCGGTCCTGGTCAAGCCCCACCCGCGCGCGGTGCTGCCCCTCGCCCTCACCGTGCAGGCCGCCCGCGAGGTGCTCGCCGAGGCCGGCTTCGACCCGAACCTGATCGCGCTGGCCGCCGAGCGCCCCGGCGAGGGCATCGCCAAGACGCTCGCCCTGCGCCCCGAGATCCGGATCATCGACTACACGGGCTCGACCGCGTTCGGCGACTGGCTGGAGGCCAACGCCCGCCAGGCCCAGGTCTACACGGAGAAGGCCGGCGTCAACACGGTCGTCGTCCACTCCACGTCCGACTACAAGGGCATGCTCTCCAACCTGGCGTTCTCGCTGTCCCTGTACAGCGGCCAGATGTGCACGACCCCGCAGAACCTGCTCCTCCCGCGCGAGGGCATCTCCACGGACCAGGGCCCCAAGTCGTACGACGAGGTGGTCGCCGACCTCGCCAGGGCGATCGACGGGCTGCTGGGCGACGACGCCCGGGCCAACGCGCTGCTGGGCGCGATCGTCAACCCGGACGTGAAGGCCCGGCTGGAGGCCGCGGCGGGCCTGGGCGAAGTCGCCCTCGCCTCCCGGGAGATCACCAACCCGGACTTCCCCGGCGCGGTCGTCCGTACGCCGGTGATCGTGAAGCTGGACGGGGCCAAGCCGGACGCGGAGGCCGCCTACATGAGCGAGTGCTTCGGGCCGGTCTCCTTCGCCGTGGCGGTCGACTCGGCGGCGGATGCGGCTCAGTTGTTGCGGCGGACCGTCCGGGAGAAGGGTGCGATGACCGTCGGGGCGTACACGACCGACCCGGAGGTCGAGCAGGCCGTGCGGGAGGTGTGCCTGGAAGAGGCGGCGCAGTTGTCGCTGAATCTCACGGGCGGGGTGTATGTGAACCAGACGGCCGCGTTCTCCGACTTCCACGGGTCGGGGGGTAATCCGGCGGCGAGTGCGGCGCTGTGTGACGGGGCGTTCGTGGCCAACCGGTTCAGGGTCATCGAGGTGCGGCGGGAGGCCTAA
- a CDS encoding TrmH family RNA methyltransferase has translation MTDPVTVWRRLAGGTVLLDGFHALKHAVRFGAEVPVAVTADRAATLALADELAPDVRDVLAGLLTEVPHETYASFVPRPHPTAVAALAVRPSRASNLERLAHTPRTAPVVVLDNPRNLGNAGAVIRLAAGFGATGVVTTGTVDPWHPTVVRGGAGLHFATAVERLEVSGLPPGPLFALDPEGDDIRGIKLPDDAVLAFGSERTGLSADLRARADHLLSLPMRPQVSSYNLATSVAMTLYHWSCGVA, from the coding sequence ATGACCGACCCCGTGACCGTCTGGCGCCGGCTCGCCGGCGGCACCGTCCTGCTCGACGGCTTCCACGCCCTCAAGCACGCCGTGCGGTTCGGCGCCGAGGTGCCGGTCGCGGTCACCGCCGACCGGGCGGCCACGCTCGCCCTCGCCGACGAGCTGGCCCCGGACGTACGGGACGTGCTGGCCGGGCTGCTGACGGAGGTGCCGCACGAGACGTACGCGTCGTTCGTCCCGCGTCCGCACCCCACCGCCGTGGCCGCCCTGGCCGTACGGCCCTCCCGCGCGTCCAACCTCGAGAGGCTGGCGCACACGCCCCGCACGGCCCCGGTCGTGGTCCTCGACAACCCGCGCAACCTGGGCAACGCGGGGGCGGTGATCCGCCTGGCGGCCGGCTTCGGGGCGACGGGCGTGGTCACCACCGGGACGGTCGACCCCTGGCACCCCACGGTCGTCCGCGGCGGGGCCGGGCTGCACTTCGCGACGGCGGTGGAGCGTCTCGAGGTGTCCGGCCTGCCGCCCGGCCCGCTGTTCGCGCTGGACCCGGAGGGCGACGACATCCGGGGCATCAAGCTCCCGGACGACGCCGTCCTCGCCTTCGGCTCCGAACGCACCGGCCTGTCCGCCGACCTGCGCGCGCGTGCGGACCACTTGCTGTCCCTGCCGATGCGCCCGCAGGTCAGCAGCTACAACCTGGCGACGAGCGTGGCGATGACCTTGTACCACTGGAGCTGCGGTGTGGCTTAG